The Sylvia atricapilla isolate bSylAtr1 chromosome 3, bSylAtr1.pri, whole genome shotgun sequence genome has a window encoding:
- the LOC136359824 gene encoding uncharacterized protein, with translation MAPPGFVESSCRSRIFWMKLNKLLLQGKFFQLEIYDPYSGPVLLDEKLASRCGYVLSEDVWGNPVFRASVLGCHVANEADELFSMTVNIKVSSFSSMRAAVTYTYPMYCSYASWASREIVCEENYMEVSVKTDVPAVSNDYTVAWMSALPETQNVAYQQWQLMFVSPSGRKRITVSDAVKLGYSFNNTLSRVFLRAPYHSNESDISLVSGVNMSMITSTSMYRQRWLLLLIDTTVSCPVDGISFTDTTVTWTVPRVIPTLVVQESTFLSKSIAMGVDDQVIVNPEEMNYLLEHNETHIRITIPIGAEGGKLEVSANLSHKYT, from the exons ATGGCTCCCCCAG GTTTTGTAGAGAGCAGTTGCCGCTCCAGAATTTTTTGGATGAAACTGAATAAACTATTGCTCCAGGGAAAGTTCTTCCAGCTGGAAATCTATG ATCCTTATTCTGGCCCAGTTCTGCTGGATGAGAAATTGGCATCTCGCTGTGGCTATGTCCTGTCAGAGGACGTGTGGGGCAATCCCGTCTTCCGCGCGTCGGTGCTCGGCTGTCATGTGGCCAACGAG GCAGATGAGCTGTTTTCAATGACGGTGAACATCAAGGTCTCCTCGTTCTCGAGCATGAGGGCAGCTGTCACCTACACCTACCCTATGTACTGCTCCTATGCATCCTGGGCTTCAAGAGAAATTGTGTGTGAAGAAAACTACATGGAG GTGTCAGTGAAGACTGATGTCCCAGCAGTTTCAAATGACTACACCGTAGCATGGATGTCAGCACTGCCAGAG ACTCAAAATGTTGCATACCAGCAATGGCAACTGATGTTTGTTTCTCCCTCAGGGAGAAAGAGAATAACAGTAAGTGATGCAGTAAAATTGGGCTACAGCTTCAATAACACCCTGTCCCGAGTGTTCCTGAGAGCGCCCTACCACAGCAACGAGTCTGACATCAGCCTG GTCAGTGGTGTAAATATGAGCATGATCACTTCCACTTCCATGTACAGGCAGCGGTGGCTGCTTTTGCTGATTGACACAACTGTCTCCTGCCCTGTTG ATGGCATCAGCTTCACTGATACCACGGTAACATGGACTGTGCCAAGAGTTATCCCCACACTAGTGGTCCAGGAATCTACCTTTCTATCGAAAAGCATTGCAATGGGAGTGGATGATCAAGTCATAGTGAATCCAGAGGAGATGAACTACTTACTGGAGCACAATGAGACACACATCAGAATAACCATCCCTATTGGAGCAGAAGGAGGCAAGCTAGAGGTTAGTGCAAACCTGTCACACAAATACACTTGA